A stretch of the Bacillus anthracis str. Vollum genome encodes the following:
- the rpsF gene encoding 30S ribosomal protein S6 has product MRKYEIMYIIRPGVEEEAQKALVERFAGVLTNNGAEIINTKEWGKRRLAYEINDLREGFYMILNVNANAEAINEFDRLAKINEDILRHIVVKEEEK; this is encoded by the coding sequence ATGAGAAAGTACGAAATTATGTACATCATTCGTCCTGGCGTTGAAGAAGAAGCTCAAAAAGCTTTAGTTGAACGTTTTGCAGGTGTTTTAACAAACAATGGTGCAGAAATCATTAACACGAAAGAGTGGGGTAAGCGTCGTTTAGCTTACGAAATCAACGACTTACGTGAAGGTTTCTACATGATCTTAAACGTGAATGCTAACGCAGAAGCAATTAACGAATTCGATCGTTTAGCTAAGATCAACGAAGATATCCTTCGTCATATCGTTGTTAAAGAAGAAGAAAAATAA
- the rpsR gene encoding 30S ribosomal protein S18: protein MAGRKGGRAKRRKVCFFTSNGITRIDYKDVDLLKRFVSERGKILPRRVTGTSAKYQRKLTVAIKRARQMALLPYVGE, encoded by the coding sequence ATGGCAGGACGCAAAGGTGGACGTGCGAAACGTCGTAAGGTGTGTTTCTTCACATCTAACGGCATCACTCGCATCGATTATAAAGATGTTGATTTATTAAAACGTTTCGTTTCTGAGCGTGGTAAAATTTTACCTCGTCGTGTAACAGGAACAAGCGCAAAATACCAACGCAAACTTACAGTTGCAATTAAACGTGCTCGTCAAATGGCACTTTTACCATATGTTGGTGAATAA
- the rplI gene encoding 50S ribosomal protein L9 has product MKVIFLKDVKGKGKKGEVKNVPDGYANNFLLKQGLAAEATNSSMKTLEAQKRKEEKDAAAELESAKQLKETLEKLTVELKAKSGEGGRLFGSITSKQIVDAMQKSHKIKLDKRKFEMDDAIRALGYTNVTVKLHPQVTATVKVHVSEQ; this is encoded by the coding sequence ATGAAAGTAATTTTTCTAAAAGACGTAAAAGGTAAAGGGAAAAAAGGAGAAGTAAAAAACGTACCAGATGGTTATGCAAATAACTTCTTGCTAAAACAAGGATTAGCTGCTGAAGCAACAAATAGCAGTATGAAAACTTTAGAAGCTCAAAAACGCAAAGAAGAAAAAGATGCAGCAGCAGAGCTTGAAAGTGCAAAACAATTAAAAGAAACGTTAGAGAAACTAACTGTAGAATTAAAGGCTAAATCTGGAGAAGGTGGCCGTCTATTTGGTTCAATCACAAGTAAACAAATCGTAGATGCAATGCAAAAATCTCACAAGATTAAACTTGATAAGCGTAAATTTGAAATGGATGATGCAATTCGTGCACTAGGCTATACAAATGTTACTGTGAAATTGCATCCGCAAGTAACAGCAACAGTAAAAGTTCATGTTAGTGAACAATAA
- the dnaB gene encoding replicative DNA helicase, translating into MSDVMADRTPPHNIEAEQAVLGAILIDQDALTSASELLVPDSFYRTKHQKIFEVMLGLSDKGEPIDLVMMTSAMADQGLLEEVGGVSYLAELAEVVPTAANVEYYARIIAEKALLRRLIRTATHIVSDGYEREDDVDGLLNEAEKKILEVSHQTNAKAFQNIKDVLVDAYDKIELLHNQKGEVTGIPTGFTELDKMTAGFQRNDLIIVAARPSVGKTAFSLNIAQNVATKTDENVAIFSLEMGADQLVMRMLCAEGNIDAQRLRTGSLTSDDWAKLTMAMGSLSNAGIYIDDTPGIKVNEIRAKCRRLKQEQGLGMILIDYLQLIQGSGKSGENRQQEVSEISRTLKGIARELQVPVIALSQLSRGVESRQDKRPMMSDIRESGSIEQDADIVAFLYREDYYDRETENKNTIEIIIAKQRNGPVGSVELAFVKEFNKFVNLERRFEDGHAPPA; encoded by the coding sequence ATGAGTGATGTAATGGCTGATCGTACCCCTCCGCATAATATAGAAGCCGAGCAGGCAGTCCTAGGTGCTATATTGATTGATCAGGATGCATTAACTTCAGCATCGGAACTATTGGTACCTGACTCATTTTATCGAACAAAACATCAAAAGATTTTTGAAGTTATGCTTGGATTATCGGATAAGGGGGAACCAATCGACTTAGTAATGATGACGTCAGCGATGGCTGATCAGGGATTACTAGAAGAAGTTGGTGGGGTTTCTTACTTAGCAGAATTAGCAGAAGTTGTTCCGACTGCTGCTAACGTAGAATATTATGCACGAATCATAGCTGAAAAAGCACTGTTACGTCGTTTAATTCGAACGGCAACTCATATCGTGTCTGATGGATATGAGAGAGAAGATGATGTGGATGGCCTTTTAAATGAGGCTGAGAAAAAAATATTAGAAGTATCTCATCAGACGAATGCGAAAGCATTTCAAAATATTAAAGACGTTCTTGTAGATGCTTATGATAAAATCGAACTTTTGCATAATCAAAAAGGTGAAGTTACCGGGATACCAACTGGGTTTACTGAATTAGATAAGATGACGGCAGGGTTCCAGCGAAATGATTTAATCATCGTGGCGGCACGTCCATCGGTAGGGAAAACGGCATTTTCATTAAATATCGCACAAAACGTAGCGACGAAAACAGATGAAAATGTAGCGATTTTTAGTCTAGAGATGGGTGCTGATCAGCTTGTTATGCGTATGCTATGTGCAGAAGGAAATATTGATGCGCAAAGACTTCGTACTGGATCATTAACTTCTGATGATTGGGCGAAATTAACGATGGCAATGGGTAGCCTTTCTAATGCTGGAATCTATATTGATGATACGCCGGGGATTAAAGTAAATGAGATTCGAGCAAAATGTCGTAGATTAAAACAAGAACAGGGTCTTGGTATGATCTTGATTGACTACTTGCAGCTTATTCAAGGAAGTGGGAAATCAGGAGAGAACCGTCAGCAGGAAGTATCTGAGATTTCTCGTACACTAAAAGGGATTGCGCGTGAATTACAAGTGCCTGTTATTGCCTTGTCACAGTTATCTCGTGGTGTAGAATCTCGTCAAGATAAACGTCCGATGATGTCTGATATTCGTGAATCGGGAAGTATCGAGCAGGATGCTGATATTGTAGCCTTTCTATATCGTGAGGATTACTATGACCGAGAAACGGAAAATAAAAATACGATTGAAATTATTATTGCAAAGCAGCGTAATGGTCCAGTAGGCTCAGTAGAGCTTGCATTCGTTAAGGAGTTCAATAAGTTCGTTAACTTAGAACGTCGCTTCGAAGATGGGCATGCACCGCCGGCATAA
- the ychF gene encoding redox-regulated ATPase YchF → MGLTAGIVGLPNVGKSTLFNAITQAGAESANYPFCTIDPNVGIVEVPDERLNKLTELVEPKKTVPTVFEFTDIAGIVKGASKGEGLGNKFLSHIRQVDAICQVVRCFEDENITHVSGKVDPIDDIETINLELILADLESVDKRIERVAKLARQKDKEAVYEHEILVRLKEAFEEGKPARTVEFTEEQMKIVKGLHLLTTKEMLYVANVSEDDVIDPSENKYVQMVKEFAANENSQVIVVCAKIESEIAELDEEEKKVFLEELGIEESGLDQLIRAAYDLLGLATYFTAGVQEVRAWTFKQGMKAPQCAGVIHTDFERGFIRAETVSYEDLMTNGSMTAAKEAGKVRLEGKEYIVKDGDVMHFRFNV, encoded by the coding sequence ATGGGATTAACGGCTGGGATTGTTGGATTACCTAACGTAGGGAAGTCCACTTTATTTAATGCAATTACACAAGCAGGAGCAGAATCTGCGAACTATCCATTCTGTACAATTGATCCAAACGTAGGAATTGTAGAAGTACCAGATGAGCGTTTAAATAAATTAACGGAATTAGTAGAACCGAAAAAAACTGTTCCGACTGTATTTGAGTTTACTGATATTGCAGGTATCGTAAAAGGTGCGAGTAAAGGTGAAGGTTTAGGAAATAAATTCTTATCTCACATTCGCCAAGTAGATGCAATTTGCCAAGTTGTTCGTTGTTTTGAAGACGAAAATATTACGCATGTTTCAGGTAAAGTAGATCCAATTGATGATATTGAAACAATCAACTTAGAGCTAATCTTAGCAGACTTAGAATCTGTTGATAAACGTATCGAACGTGTTGCGAAATTAGCAAGACAAAAGGATAAAGAAGCAGTATATGAGCATGAAATTTTAGTACGTTTAAAAGAAGCTTTTGAAGAGGGGAAACCAGCTCGTACTGTTGAATTTACAGAAGAGCAAATGAAGATTGTTAAAGGTCTTCATTTACTGACAACGAAAGAAATGTTATACGTAGCAAACGTAAGCGAGGACGATGTTATCGATCCTTCTGAAAACAAATACGTACAAATGGTAAAAGAATTTGCTGCAAATGAAAATTCTCAAGTAATCGTTGTATGTGCAAAAATCGAATCAGAAATTGCTGAGCTAGACGAGGAAGAGAAAAAAGTCTTCCTTGAAGAACTGGGCATTGAGGAATCTGGTTTAGATCAATTAATTCGTGCTGCATATGATTTATTAGGACTTGCTACTTACTTCACAGCAGGTGTGCAAGAAGTACGTGCATGGACGTTCAAACAAGGTATGAAAGCACCACAATGTGCCGGCGTAATTCATACAGACTTTGAGCGTGGATTTATTCGTGCAGAAACAGTTTCTTACGAAGACTTAATGACAAACGGTTCTATGACAGCTGCAAAAGAAGCTGGTAAAGTTCGTTTAGAAGGAAAAGAGTATATCGTAAAAGACGGAGACGTTATGCATTTCCGTTTCAACGTTTAA
- a CDS encoding adenylosuccinate synthase, which produces MSSVVVVGTQWGDEGKGKITDFLSEHAEVVARYQGGNNAGHTIVFGGVKYKLHLIPSGIFYKEKICVIGNGLVVDPKALLEELKYLHDRGVSTDNLRVSNRAHVILPYHLKQDELEEASKGDNKIGTTKKGIGPAYMDKAARIGIRMADLLDREAFKEKLEQNLAQKNRLFEKMYDTEGFSVDEIFEEYFEYGQQIAQYVCDTSVVLNDALDNNHRVLFEGAQGVMLDIDHGTYPFVTSSNPIAGGVTVGTGVGPAKVTRVVGVCKAYTSRVGDGPFPTELHDEIGHQIREVGREYGTTTGRPRRVGWFDSVVVRHARRVSGLTDLSLNSIDVLTGIPTLKICVAYKCDGKVIDEVPANLNILAKCEPVYEELPGWTEDITGVRSLDELPENARKYVERVSELTGIQLSMFSVGPDRNQTNIVRNVYEA; this is translated from the coding sequence ATGTCTTCAGTAGTAGTTGTAGGAACACAATGGGGCGACGAAGGAAAAGGTAAAATTACTGATTTTCTTTCTGAGCATGCGGAAGTAGTTGCAAGATATCAAGGTGGAAATAACGCAGGACATACAATCGTTTTTGGTGGAGTTAAATATAAATTACACTTAATTCCATCTGGTATTTTCTATAAAGAGAAAATTTGTGTAATCGGAAACGGTTTAGTAGTAGATCCGAAAGCATTACTTGAAGAGTTAAAATACTTACACGATCGTGGTGTAAGTACTGATAATTTACGCGTAAGTAACCGTGCGCACGTTATTTTACCTTATCACTTAAAACAGGACGAGTTAGAAGAAGCAAGTAAAGGTGATAACAAAATCGGTACAACGAAAAAAGGTATCGGTCCTGCATATATGGACAAAGCTGCTCGTATCGGTATTCGTATGGCTGATCTTTTAGACCGTGAAGCATTTAAAGAGAAGCTTGAGCAAAATTTAGCACAAAAAAATCGTTTATTTGAAAAAATGTACGATACAGAAGGTTTCAGTGTAGACGAAATCTTCGAAGAGTACTTCGAGTACGGACAGCAAATCGCACAATATGTATGTGATACGTCTGTTGTGTTAAATGATGCATTAGATAACAATCACCGTGTATTATTTGAAGGTGCACAAGGTGTTATGCTTGATATCGACCACGGTACGTACCCGTTCGTTACATCTTCTAACCCAATTGCTGGTGGTGTAACAGTTGGAACTGGAGTTGGTCCTGCGAAAGTTACTCGCGTTGTAGGTGTATGTAAAGCATATACAAGCCGCGTTGGTGATGGTCCATTCCCTACTGAGCTTCATGACGAAATTGGTCATCAAATTCGTGAAGTTGGTCGTGAGTATGGAACGACAACTGGTCGTCCACGCCGCGTAGGTTGGTTCGATAGCGTTGTTGTAAGACATGCACGTCGTGTTAGTGGTTTAACAGATTTATCATTAAACTCTATCGACGTTCTAACTGGTATTCCAACACTTAAAATTTGTGTTGCTTACAAATGCGATGGGAAAGTTATCGATGAAGTTCCAGCAAACTTAAACATTTTAGCGAAATGTGAGCCTGTATACGAAGAGCTTCCAGGTTGGACAGAAGATATTACTGGTGTAAGATCATTAGATGAGCTTCCTGAAAATGCACGAAAATACGTAGAACGTGTTTCTGAGTTAACAGGAATTCAATTATCTATGTTCTCAGTTGGACCAGATCGTAACCAAACAAATATCGTTCGTAACGTATACGAAGCTTAA
- a CDS encoding DUF951 domain-containing protein yields the protein MEQKQYNLYDVVEMKKAHPCGENRWKIIRMGMDIRIKCEGCDHSVMIPRREFDRKVKKILVKHEE from the coding sequence ATGGAGCAAAAGCAGTATAACTTGTACGATGTTGTGGAAATGAAGAAAGCCCACCCATGTGGGGAGAATCGTTGGAAGATTATTCGTATGGGAATGGATATCCGCATTAAGTGCGAGGGATGTGACCATTCAGTAATGATTCCTCGAAGAGAGTTTGATCGTAAGGTGAAAAAAATACTTGTGAAGCACGAAGAATAG
- the walR gene encoding cell wall metabolism DNA-binding response regulator WalR — protein sequence MMGKKILVVDDEKPIADILKFNLEKEGFEIVMAHDGDEAIEKATEEQPDMVLLDIMLPGKDGLEVCREIRKSSEMPIIMLTAKDSEIDKVLGLELGADDYVTKPFSTRELLARVKANLRRHQQGGAAEKEENTEMVIGPIVINPNAYSVTKREENIELTHREFELLHYLAKHLGQVMTREHLLQTVWGYDYFGDVRTVDVTVRRLREKIEDNPSHPTLIVTRRGVGYYLRDPEQE from the coding sequence ATGATGGGAAAGAAAATTTTAGTAGTTGATGATGAAAAGCCGATTGCAGATATTTTGAAGTTCAACCTAGAAAAAGAAGGTTTTGAAATTGTAATGGCACACGATGGTGATGAAGCGATTGAAAAAGCGACTGAAGAACAGCCAGATATGGTTTTATTAGATATTATGCTACCAGGTAAGGATGGCTTAGAGGTTTGCCGTGAAATACGTAAAAGCTCAGAAATGCCGATTATTATGCTTACAGCGAAGGACTCTGAAATCGATAAAGTATTAGGTTTGGAGCTTGGGGCAGATGATTATGTAACGAAGCCATTTAGTACGAGGGAATTACTTGCTCGCGTGAAGGCGAATTTACGTCGCCATCAGCAAGGTGGTGCTGCAGAAAAAGAAGAAAATACGGAAATGGTTATTGGGCCAATTGTTATCAATCCCAATGCGTATAGTGTAACGAAACGTGAGGAAAATATTGAGCTTACACACCGTGAATTTGAGCTGCTGCATTATTTAGCAAAACATTTAGGACAAGTTATGACACGCGAACATTTATTGCAAACAGTTTGGGGTTATGACTACTTTGGAGATGTACGTACAGTGGATGTAACAGTACGTCGTCTACGTGAAAAAATTGAAGATAATCCAAGTCATCCTACATTAATTGTCACTAGACGTGGAGTAGGGTATTACTTGCGTGACCCAGAGCAGGAATAG
- the ssb gene encoding single-stranded DNA-binding protein, whose amino-acid sequence MMNRVILVGRLTKDPDLRYTPNGVAVATFTLAVNRAFANQQGEREADFINCVIWRKQAENVANYLKKGSLAGVDGRLQTRNYEGQDGKRVYVTEVLAESVQFLEPRNGGGEQRGSFNQQPSGAGFGNQSSNPFGQSSNSGNQGNQGNSGFTKNDDPFSNVGQPIDISDDDLPF is encoded by the coding sequence TTGATGAATCGTGTTATCCTCGTTGGTCGTTTAACTAAGGACCCTGACTTACGTTACACGCCCAATGGTGTTGCAGTAGCTACTTTTACGTTAGCTGTGAATCGCGCATTTGCGAATCAACAAGGTGAGCGTGAAGCTGACTTTATTAATTGTGTAATATGGCGTAAACAAGCAGAAAACGTAGCAAATTATTTAAAAAAAGGTAGCTTAGCAGGCGTAGATGGACGTCTTCAAACTCGTAATTACGAGGGACAAGATGGTAAGCGTGTATATGTAACAGAAGTTCTTGCGGAAAGCGTACAATTTTTAGAGCCGCGTAATGGCGGTGGGGAGCAACGTGGTTCATTTAATCAGCAACCATCAGGAGCTGGTTTCGGTAACCAAAGCTCTAACCCATTTGGTCAATCTAGTAATTCGGGCAACCAAGGTAACCAAGGAAACTCTGGATTTACGAAGAATGACGATCCATTTTCAAATGTAGGTCAACCGATCGACATTTCCGACGACGATTTACCGTTCTAA
- a CDS encoding YybS family protein, producing MKNTKFITEGAALLAIYAMLLLISMYVPILGAVVTFALPLPFILLTIRYKLSSAFVIFTAALFITVIVSQPMNLVKTTMFGLIGIVLGYMYKKQKKPVEILMAGTLAYLIGIMLIYVASIKFFNIDLMKQMQNMFNESMTQSEKIVTAAGMPISKGQKELFVQMNDILQTVFPSILVMVSVCLSWITVIISGSALRKLKHDVIPWPKFKDIQLPKSIVWYYVIFILLSTFIKVEPTSYLHMVFSNLYVIFALLLVLQGLTFIAFLAHSKGFTKGVPIISFIACMFIPMLFPLVTILGIIDLGISLRSKIGG from the coding sequence ATGAAAAACACAAAATTTATTACTGAAGGTGCAGCGTTGTTAGCGATATATGCAATGCTATTGCTTATATCTATGTATGTCCCAATTTTAGGTGCAGTTGTAACGTTTGCATTGCCGTTGCCATTTATATTGCTAACGATAAGATATAAATTATCCAGTGCCTTTGTAATTTTTACGGCGGCGCTTTTTATTACTGTTATCGTCAGCCAACCGATGAACTTAGTAAAGACAACTATGTTTGGGTTGATAGGGATCGTTTTAGGGTATATGTATAAAAAACAAAAAAAGCCCGTAGAAATTTTGATGGCAGGGACGCTTGCTTACTTAATTGGTATTATGCTCATTTATGTTGCAAGTATAAAGTTTTTTAACATAGATTTAATGAAGCAAATGCAAAATATGTTTAATGAAAGTATGACGCAAAGTGAAAAGATAGTTACTGCTGCGGGTATGCCGATTAGTAAAGGGCAAAAAGAGCTATTTGTACAAATGAATGATATATTACAAACGGTATTCCCCAGTATACTTGTGATGGTTTCTGTATGTCTTTCGTGGATCACCGTAATAATATCAGGTAGTGCTTTAAGAAAGCTAAAACATGATGTCATACCTTGGCCTAAATTTAAAGATATACAATTACCGAAAAGTATTGTTTGGTATTACGTTATATTTATTTTATTATCAACTTTTATAAAAGTAGAACCGACATCATATTTACATATGGTATTTTCTAACCTATATGTCATATTTGCTTTATTACTCGTGCTGCAAGGTCTGACATTTATCGCCTTTCTGGCGCATAGCAAAGGTTTTACGAAAGGGGTTCCTATTATTAGTTTTATTGCCTGCATGTTTATTCCGATGCTGTTTCCTCTTGTGACAATCTTAGGTATAATTGATTTAGGGATTTCATTACGTTCTAAAATAGGAGGATAA
- a CDS encoding mechanosensitive ion channel family protein, with product MDVLTKWFNATKQYLLDADRWADIGIAALKICIILTIGAIVVRIARAVVRNAFRMGSRSPIQISERRTVTVAKLLENIVAYVVMFIMLIAILGVFNINASGLLAGAGVIGLAVGFGAQSLVKDVITGLFILLEDQFSVGDYVKIGQFEGVVLEIGLRTTKVKSWTGEIHTLPNGSIVQVTNYSVSNSVAFVDVSISYEADIAKAEQVIEELLEELPAQYEQMVTTPQLLGVQTLAASEVILRVIAEVEPMQHAVIARALRKEIKNRLDLHGIEIPYPRMVLYNREELVSGKAI from the coding sequence ATGGATGTATTAACGAAGTGGTTTAATGCTACGAAACAGTATTTATTAGATGCTGATCGTTGGGCTGATATTGGAATTGCAGCATTAAAAATATGTATCATTTTAACAATTGGTGCAATTGTAGTACGAATTGCAAGAGCGGTTGTACGAAATGCGTTTCGTATGGGAAGTCGTTCGCCAATTCAAATTTCAGAACGTCGTACAGTTACAGTAGCGAAGTTACTTGAAAATATTGTGGCATACGTTGTTATGTTTATTATGTTAATTGCGATTTTAGGTGTGTTCAATATTAATGCATCAGGTTTATTAGCCGGTGCTGGGGTAATTGGTTTAGCAGTCGGATTTGGTGCTCAAAGTTTAGTGAAAGATGTTATTACAGGATTATTTATCTTGTTAGAAGATCAATTTTCAGTTGGTGACTATGTGAAAATTGGTCAGTTTGAAGGTGTCGTTTTAGAAATTGGACTTCGTACAACGAAAGTGAAAAGTTGGACAGGCGAAATTCATACTTTACCAAACGGAAGTATCGTTCAGGTTACCAACTATTCAGTTAGTAATAGTGTAGCATTTGTTGACGTATCTATTTCGTATGAGGCTGATATAGCAAAAGCAGAGCAAGTCATTGAAGAATTATTAGAAGAATTACCTGCACAATATGAGCAAATGGTAACAACGCCTCAGTTATTAGGCGTGCAAACATTAGCTGCATCAGAAGTTATATTACGTGTTATTGCAGAAGTAGAGCCGATGCAACATGCGGTTATTGCAAGAGCACTTCGTAAAGAAATTAAAAATCGCCTAGATTTACATGGTATTGAAATTCCATATCCACGTATGGTTTTATATAATCGTGAAGAGTTAGTGAGTGGAAAAGCAATTTAA
- a CDS encoding DHH family phosphoesterase, which produces MPEFYKKQWFLYPVYVLAFFVFVLISILCYFHLMMGIISFFIFCIVLFVVVRFELTFQKNFEKHTTDMITRVKKVSNEAFNQMPIGILLYNKDYGIDWANPYLSSCLGQHALAGWHLYDVSETLLLFIKGETSDDIVSLNNRKFRVFVRKEEKLIYFFDVTEQTEIEKMYEDQRTVLAVIYLDNYDEVTQGLDDQLRTNITSLVTSRLNEWAVKYGAYLKRASSERFFVVLNESILAQMEKGKFSILDQVREETSKRNIPLTLSVGVGSGDLPLSELGAMAQSGLDLALGRGGDQVAIKQATGKVKFYGGKTNPVEKRTRVRARVISHALKDLVLESSNVIIMGHRAPDMDAIGAAIGILKVAQLNERKGYIVLDENDSDKGIKRLMDKVKQNEELWSHFITPEQAMEFANDDSLLVVVDTHKPSMVMEEKLLRKIENVVVIDHHRRGEDFIEDPLLVYMEPYASSTAELVTELLEYQPKNLKMTMLEATALLAGIIVDTKSFTFRTGARTFDAASYLRSHGADTVLVQELLKEDMDQYLRVAKAIKNAYIYTNGIAIAKVDSDDYYDQVLIAQSADTLLTMTGIIASFVIAKRGENFIGISGRSLGEVNVQLIMENLGGGGHLTNAATQMKNVTVDEAEEKLRFVIDDYLQGGTQS; this is translated from the coding sequence ATGCCTGAATTTTATAAGAAACAGTGGTTTTTATATCCTGTTTATGTATTGGCATTTTTTGTGTTTGTGCTCATTTCAATCCTCTGCTACTTTCATTTAATGATGGGGATAATCTCCTTTTTTATTTTTTGTATCGTCCTTTTTGTTGTTGTACGATTTGAACTTACTTTCCAAAAGAATTTTGAAAAACATACGACAGATATGATTACAAGGGTAAAGAAAGTGAGTAATGAAGCATTTAACCAGATGCCGATTGGTATTTTGTTATACAATAAGGATTATGGGATTGATTGGGCAAATCCTTATTTATCTTCATGTCTGGGACAGCATGCATTAGCTGGATGGCACCTTTATGATGTATCAGAAACGTTACTTCTTTTTATTAAGGGAGAAACTTCCGATGATATAGTTTCTTTAAATAATCGAAAGTTCCGTGTCTTTGTAAGGAAAGAAGAAAAGTTAATTTATTTCTTTGATGTAACAGAACAAACAGAAATCGAAAAAATGTACGAAGATCAACGTACTGTTTTAGCTGTAATTTATTTAGATAATTATGATGAAGTTACACAAGGATTAGATGATCAATTACGTACGAATATAACAAGTCTTGTGACATCGCGTCTAAATGAATGGGCCGTTAAGTATGGGGCGTATTTAAAACGTGCATCTTCGGAAAGATTCTTCGTTGTACTAAATGAAAGTATTTTAGCACAGATGGAGAAAGGGAAATTTAGTATTTTAGATCAAGTACGTGAAGAAACATCCAAAAGGAATATACCACTTACATTAAGTGTAGGTGTTGGATCAGGTGATTTACCTTTATCTGAGCTTGGAGCTATGGCTCAATCAGGTTTAGACCTTGCGCTTGGACGTGGTGGAGATCAAGTAGCTATTAAACAAGCGACAGGTAAAGTTAAGTTTTATGGTGGTAAGACAAATCCAGTGGAAAAACGTACTCGTGTACGTGCCAGAGTGATTTCTCATGCATTAAAGGATTTAGTACTAGAAAGTAGCAATGTCATTATAATGGGGCATAGGGCTCCTGATATGGACGCAATTGGTGCTGCGATTGGTATTTTAAAAGTGGCGCAATTAAATGAACGAAAAGGATATATTGTGCTCGATGAAAATGATTCTGATAAGGGAATTAAACGTTTAATGGATAAAGTGAAACAAAATGAAGAGTTATGGTCTCACTTTATTACACCAGAACAAGCGATGGAATTTGCAAATGATGATTCATTACTTGTTGTTGTTGATACGCATAAGCCTTCAATGGTGATGGAAGAAAAACTGTTACGCAAAATTGAAAATGTAGTTGTTATTGACCATCATCGCCGAGGAGAAGATTTTATTGAAGATCCATTGCTTGTTTACATGGAGCCATACGCTTCTTCCACGGCGGAACTTGTTACGGAATTACTTGAATACCAACCGAAAAATTTAAAAATGACAATGTTAGAAGCGACAGCATTATTAGCAGGTATTATTGTTGATACGAAAAGCTTTACATTCCGGACAGGTGCTCGTACGTTTGATGCTGCTTCTTATTTACGCTCACACGGTGCAGATACTGTACTTGTACAAGAGCTTTTAAAAGAAGATATGGATCAGTATTTACGGGTTGCAAAAGCCATTAAAAATGCGTACATTTATACAAATGGAATTGCGATTGCAAAAGTTGATAGCGATGATTACTACGATCAAGTGCTTATTGCGCAATCAGCGGACACATTATTAACAATGACAGGAATTATTGCATCATTTGTTATTGCAAAACGTGGCGAGAATTTCATTGGAATTAGCGGCAGGTCTTTAGGTGAAGTGAATGTGCAGCTAATTATGGAAAATTTAGGTGGTGGTGGGCATTTAACAAATGCAGCCACACAAATGAAAAATGTTACAGTAGATGAAGCTGAGGAGAAGCTTCGATTTGTTATTGATGACTATTTACAGGGAGGCACACAATCATGA